A part of Ursus arctos isolate Adak ecotype North America chromosome X, UrsArc2.0, whole genome shotgun sequence genomic DNA contains:
- the LOC113248820 gene encoding melanoma-associated antigen D4 — MAEGSYRMESETYNVEDMDEGSDEVGEEDMVEGNDYEEFGAFGGYGTLTSFDIRILRAFGSLGPGLRILSNEPWELENPMLARTLMEAFQLDPETLANEAAARAANVARAAASNRAARAAAAAARATYNQVVTNRPVATDQASGEDTQPMTYAAQAPAATPETTRAAPHISQMLVNSEMAAPGAPATSPQPQTASQAQEAATEGPSTACAFAQAPCASEMEATRPKTAFLGQNDVFDFTQPAGVSGMAFPRPKRPAPPQEAAPEGPSAASSGVAQAAPAREGAATRPKTTKSGKALAKTRWVEPQNVVAAAATKAKMAPSIPEPEGAAATAQHSAEPWVRMGGKRTKKSKHLDDEYESSEEEREPPAVPPTWRASQPPLTVRAQMAPRPPMALRSQVPSRHVLCLPPRNVTLLQERANKLVKYLMIKDYKKIPIKRSDMMKDVIREYDEHFPEIIERATYTLEKKFGIHLKEIDKEEHLYILVCTRDSSARLLGKTKDTPRLSLLLVILGVIFMNGNRASEAVLWEALRKMGLRPGVRHPFLGDLRKLITEDFVKQKYLEYKKIPNSSPPEYEFLWGLRARHETSKMRVLRFIAQNQNRDPREWKAHFLEAVDDAFKTMDVDMAEEHARAQMRAQMNIGDEALIGRWSWDDIQVELLTWDEDGDFGDAWARIPFAFWARYHQYILNSNRANRRATWRAGVSSGTNGGASTSILDGPSTSSTIRTRNAARTSANFFSWIQQR, encoded by the exons ATGGCTGAGGGAAGCTACCGCATGGAATCGGAAACCTACAACGTTGAAGACATGGATGAGGGTAGTGATGAAGTCGGGGAGGAGGACATGGTTGAAGGAAACGACTATGAAGAATTCGGTGCTTTTGGAGGCTATGGCACCCTCACCAGCTTTGACATCCGTATCCTCAGAGCCTTTGGGAGCTTGGGTCCAGGCCTTCGCATCTTATCG AACGAGCCTTGGGAACTGGAAAACCCTATGCTGGCTAGGACTCTGATGGAGGCATTTCAGCTGGATCCAGAAACACTTGCCAATGAGGCTGCTGCCCGTGCTGCCAACGTAGCCCGCGCGGCCGCCTCCAACCGTGCTGCTagggccgccgccgctgctgcccgTGCCACCTACAATCAGGTGGTCACTAACCGCCCGGTGGCCACAGACCAGGCTTCAGGAGAAGATACCCAGCCCATGACCTATGCGGCCCAGGCTCCAGCAGCCACCCCTGAGACAACCCGTGCTGCTCCGCACATCTCCCAGATGCTAGTCAACAGTGAGATGGCCGCCCCGGGGGCTCCAGCTACGTCCCCACAGCCCCAGACAGCCTCCCAGGCCCAGGAGGCCGCTACCGAGGGCCCTAGTACTGCCTGTGCTTTTGCTCAGGCTCCATGTGCTAGCGAGATGGAGGCCACCCGGCCCAAGACAGCCTTCCTGGGTCAGAACGATGTCTTTGATTTCACCCAGCCGGCAGGTGTCAGTGGCATGGCCTTCCCACGCCCCAAGAGACCCGCCCCACCCCAAGAGGCTGCCCCAGAGGGCCCCAGTGCTGCCTCCTCGGGGGTGGCCCAGGCAGCACCTGCCAGGGAGGGGGCAGCCACCCGGCCCAAGACGACCAAGTCCGGAAAGGCTCTCGCCAAGACTCGGTGGGTGGAGCCTCAGAATGTTGTGGCAGCAGCTGCCACCAAGGCCAAGATGGCCCCAAGCATCCCTGAGCCCGAGGGTGCAGCTGCCACCGCTCAGCACAGTGCTGAGCCCTGGGTCAGGATGGGAGGCAAGAGGACCAAGAAG TCCAAGCACCTGGATGACGAATATGAGAGCAGCGAGGAGGAGAGAGAGCCTCCTGCGGTCCCACCGACCTGGAGAGCATCGCAGCCCCCATTGACGGTGCGGGCTCAGATGGCTCCCCGGCCCCCAATGGCCCTGAGGTCCCAGGTACCCTCAAGACATGTACTGTGCTTGCCACCCCGCAACGTGACCCTTCTGCAAGAGAGG gcGAATAAGTTGGTGAAATATCTGATGATTAAGGACTACAAGAAGATCCCCATCAAGCGCTCAG ACATGATGAAGGATGTCATCCGAGAATACGACGAACATTTCCCTGAGATCATCGAACGAGCAACATACACTCTGGAAAAG AAGTTTGGGATCCACCTGAAGGAAATTGACAAGGAAGAACACCTGTATATTCTGGTGTGCACACGGGACTCCTCAGCTCGCCTCCTGGGAAA GACCAAGGACACTCCCAGGCTGAGCCTCCTCTTGGTGATTCTGGGAGTCATTTTCATGAATGGCAACCGTGCCAGCGAGG CTGTCCTCTGGGAGGCACTACGCAAGATGGGACTGCGCCCTGG GGTGAGGCACCCATTCCTCGGAGATCTGAGGAAGCTCATTACGGAGGACTTTGTGAAGCAGAA GTACCTGGAATACAAGAAGATCCCCAATAGCAGCCCACCCGAGTATGAATTCCTCTGGGGCCTGCGAGCCCGCCACGAGACCAGCAAGATGCGGGTGCTGAGATTCATCGCCCAG AATCAGAACCGAGACCCCCGGGAATGGAAGGCTCATTTCCTGGAGGCTGTGGATGATGCTTTCAAGACGATGGATGTGGATATGGCTGAGGAACATGCCAGGGCCCAGATGAGAGCCCAGATGAACATCGGGGATGAAGCTCTGATTGGACGCTGGAGCTGGGATGACATACAGGTGGAGCTCCTGACCTGGGATGAGGATGGAGATTTTGGCGACGCCTGGGCCAGGATTCCCTTCGCTTTCTGGGCCAGATACCATCAGTACATTCTGAATAGCAACCGTGCCAACCGGAGGGCCACTTGGAGAGCTGGCGTCAGCAGTGGCACCAATGGTGGGGCCAGCACCAGCATTCTAGATGGGCCCAGCACCAGCTCCACCATCCGGACCAGAAATGCTGCCAGAACGAGTGCCAACTTCTTCTCCTGGATCCA ACAACGCTGA